Proteins co-encoded in one Bremerella sp. TYQ1 genomic window:
- the sucD gene encoding succinate--CoA ligase subunit alpha, translating to MSILVNKETKVICQGITGKVGEFHTKGCKEYGTKMVGGVTPGKGGQTVEGLPVWDTVEEAVKETGANATMIFVPPPFTADAILEAIDAGIDVICAITEGVPVLDMVPVYETVKKSKSVLIGPNCPGVITPEECKIGIMPGYIHKKGPVGVMSRSGTLTYEAVWQLTNLGLGQSTCVGLGGDPIVGTSFIDLLEMFQNDGDTEAIMMMGEIGGTAEEEAAAYIKENVTKPVAAFIAGRTAPPGKRMGHAGAIISGGKGTADEKFAALRSAGVEIAESPADMGTALKRAIENHK from the coding sequence ACAAAGAGACCAAGGTCATTTGTCAGGGCATCACCGGTAAAGTCGGTGAGTTCCACACCAAGGGCTGCAAGGAATACGGCACCAAGATGGTCGGTGGTGTCACGCCTGGCAAAGGTGGCCAAACGGTCGAAGGGCTGCCGGTTTGGGATACGGTCGAAGAAGCGGTGAAGGAAACCGGGGCGAACGCCACGATGATTTTCGTGCCGCCTCCGTTCACCGCCGATGCCATTCTGGAAGCGATCGACGCCGGCATCGACGTGATCTGTGCGATCACCGAAGGCGTGCCTGTCCTCGACATGGTTCCCGTTTACGAAACCGTCAAGAAGAGCAAGTCGGTCCTGATCGGTCCAAACTGCCCTGGTGTGATCACTCCGGAAGAATGCAAGATCGGCATCATGCCCGGCTACATTCATAAGAAGGGTCCCGTCGGCGTGATGAGCCGTAGCGGTACGCTGACGTACGAAGCCGTTTGGCAGCTGACCAATCTCGGTCTCGGCCAATCGACTTGCGTTGGTTTGGGTGGTGACCCGATCGTTGGGACTTCGTTTATCGACCTGCTGGAAATGTTCCAGAACGATGGCGACACTGAAGCGATCATGATGATGGGCGAAATTGGTGGTACGGCCGAAGAAGAAGCGGCTGCTTACATCAAGGAAAACGTCACCAAGCCTGTTGCCGCATTCATCGCCGGTCGTACGGCCCCTCCAGGCAAGCGAATGGGTCACGCCGGTGCGATCATCAGTGGCGGTAAGGGAACGGCCGACGAAAAATTCGCGGCCCTGCGTTCCGCTGGTGTCGAAATCGCAGAAAGCCCAGCCGACATGGGTACGGCTCTCAAGCGAGCGATCGAAAACCACAAGTAA
- a CDS encoding hemerythrin domain-containing protein gives MTDNSYLTGGNRPFYLHFTFEHEGLACAIHDLQRSLQDTSKSITTTELSRRLSQLRQLMTKHFQEEEGGCFDEICAQHPHMCSATRQMETAHRMLLAYIDRLTRELDGSGVTAQWKVHFHDFAAEMKKHEQEELAFVRRGLHLMDEDE, from the coding sequence ATGACCGACAATAGCTATCTGACAGGAGGGAATCGGCCCTTCTACCTTCACTTCACCTTTGAACACGAAGGGCTCGCGTGTGCGATCCACGATCTGCAACGGAGCCTGCAAGACACGTCGAAGTCGATCACAACGACCGAGCTTTCACGTCGACTTTCGCAACTTCGCCAGCTGATGACGAAGCACTTTCAGGAAGAAGAAGGGGGCTGCTTCGACGAGATCTGTGCCCAGCATCCGCACATGTGCTCGGCCACACGGCAGATGGAAACGGCTCATCGAATGTTGCTCGCTTACATCGATCGTCTGACGCGGGAACTCGACGGAAGTGGGGTCACCGCCCAGTGGAAAGTTCACTTCCATGATTTCGCTGCCGAAATGAAAAAGCACGAGCAGGAAGAGCTGGCGTTTGTTCGCCGCGGCCTGCATTTGATGGATGAAGACGAATGA
- the ptsP gene encoding phosphoenolpyruvate--protein phosphotransferase, whose amino-acid sequence MEKGLAVSPGISIGVAYCILEIFVNPDRKRLEKHEVQKELARYEQARERTAVDLAALQSKVEKQIGKSEAAIFAVHQTILRDPAFTNKVRHWIVEEHLTASAALHRLMEQYTSLFAKTGDEYLQERLNDIRDVVVRLSAYLSDVLDESEESGLSGPLIVIADELLPSQAVALGEADVRGIVTQAGSQTSHAALIARSRGIPAVSGVGGILRKVKTGDTVVVNGSEGIVSINPEAEELAAYRKLEREFFHLKDQLAANRHHPAVTRDGTPLKLLANINNVKDVEAAVAMGAAGVGLYRTEYLYLTHENVPDEDEQYEVYKEILQKTPHHYVTIRTLDIGGDKTVAYLGHNHNEANPFMGWRSIRLSFEHPEFFLSQLRAIMRCAADLPDGKEGEVNMLFPMITNVEEMRKANHLVRKAEKSLDERGVPRGKVKVGMMLEVPAAAMTIHHLLELVDFVSIGSNDLVQYLTAADRDNPKVSGLCQPLSPAVVMTLKNVIEACNNAGKPVTLCGEMAGQPRAFLLLLGMGLRSFSMSPAFIPTIKELAILTTVEHAERVVQKVVEMKTTNQVKRFLRMELEAISPELARLDTE is encoded by the coding sequence ATGGAAAAAGGACTAGCAGTCTCCCCAGGCATTTCGATTGGGGTGGCGTACTGCATTCTAGAGATCTTCGTGAATCCTGATCGAAAGCGGTTGGAAAAGCACGAAGTTCAAAAGGAGCTTGCGCGCTATGAACAGGCCCGAGAACGAACCGCGGTTGATTTAGCGGCACTGCAGTCCAAAGTCGAAAAGCAGATCGGCAAAAGCGAAGCCGCCATCTTCGCCGTGCACCAAACCATTCTGCGCGATCCGGCATTCACCAACAAAGTTCGTCACTGGATCGTAGAAGAGCATCTGACTGCTTCGGCTGCACTGCACCGTTTGATGGAGCAGTACACTTCGCTGTTCGCCAAGACTGGGGACGAGTATCTGCAGGAGCGGCTCAACGACATTCGTGACGTCGTTGTTCGATTGAGTGCGTATCTCTCGGATGTCTTGGACGAATCGGAAGAGTCGGGGCTCAGTGGGCCGTTGATCGTCATCGCCGATGAACTTCTCCCGTCGCAAGCGGTTGCTTTGGGGGAAGCGGATGTGCGTGGGATCGTGACTCAGGCCGGTAGCCAAACCAGTCACGCGGCGCTGATTGCCCGAAGCCGCGGCATTCCCGCCGTCAGTGGCGTCGGTGGCATTCTCCGGAAAGTGAAGACCGGGGATACGGTCGTTGTGAATGGCAGCGAAGGGATTGTCTCGATCAATCCTGAAGCGGAAGAGCTCGCCGCTTATCGCAAATTAGAGCGGGAGTTCTTTCATCTTAAAGATCAGCTGGCTGCCAATCGCCATCACCCGGCCGTCACGCGAGATGGTACGCCGCTGAAGTTGCTGGCCAATATCAACAACGTCAAAGACGTTGAAGCGGCCGTGGCTATGGGGGCTGCTGGCGTTGGACTGTACCGCACTGAGTACCTATATCTGACGCACGAGAATGTCCCGGACGAGGATGAACAGTACGAAGTTTATAAGGAAATCTTGCAGAAGACGCCGCATCATTATGTGACGATTCGTACGCTTGATATCGGTGGTGATAAAACTGTTGCCTATCTCGGGCACAACCATAACGAGGCCAATCCGTTCATGGGTTGGCGAAGCATTCGGCTTTCGTTCGAGCACCCCGAGTTCTTCCTTTCGCAGCTGAGGGCCATCATGCGCTGTGCCGCTGATCTGCCGGACGGGAAGGAAGGGGAAGTGAATATGCTCTTCCCGATGATCACCAACGTCGAAGAGATGCGGAAAGCGAATCACCTTGTTCGCAAAGCCGAGAAGTCGCTCGACGAACGGGGCGTGCCGCGAGGGAAAGTCAAAGTCGGGATGATGCTGGAAGTCCCCGCCGCGGCCATGACGATTCATCACTTGTTAGAGCTGGTCGATTTTGTCTCGATTGGGTCGAACGATTTAGTGCAGTATCTGACCGCTGCCGATCGCGACAATCCCAAAGTCAGCGGCTTGTGTCAGCCACTTTCACCCGCCGTGGTTATGACGCTTAAGAACGTTATCGAGGCGTGCAACAACGCCGGCAAACCGGTTACTCTATGTGGCGAAATGGCTGGTCAGCCTCGGGCGTTTCTCCTGCTTCTGGGGATGGGACTGCGTAGCTTCAGCATGAGCCCTGCGTTTATCCCCACCATCAAGGAGTTGGCCATTCTGACAACGGTCGAGCATGCTGAGCGAGTCGTCCAGAAGGTGGTCGAAATGAAGACAACTAATCAGGTGAAACGCTTTCTACGAATGGAATTAGAGGCCATTTCCCCCGAGTTGGCCCGTCTAGACACCGAATAA
- a CDS encoding universal stress protein encodes MTWISKPPVVVPYDFSEDSKEGVDMAVSLLGSSEGVHLIHVLGELSPADPGEVWHTVDENTRTHHATQAIRKELSDEKYKDLKITIAFGDPGEQICHYAEQVQANSILIPSHGRSSIMRVLVGSVADRVIRLAHCPVIVLKKPRKK; translated from the coding sequence ATGACTTGGATCTCGAAACCTCCGGTTGTCGTTCCTTATGACTTTTCCGAAGACTCGAAGGAAGGAGTCGATATGGCCGTTTCCTTGCTGGGATCAAGCGAGGGAGTCCACCTGATTCATGTCCTCGGCGAGCTTTCCCCCGCCGATCCCGGCGAAGTCTGGCACACCGTCGACGAGAACACGCGCACTCATCACGCCACCCAGGCCATTCGCAAAGAACTGTCCGACGAAAAGTACAAAGACCTGAAGATTACCATCGCCTTTGGCGACCCTGGCGAACAGATCTGTCACTACGCCGAACAAGTGCAAGCCAACTCGATCCTGATCCCATCGCACGGTCGATCCTCGATCATGCGTGTGCTCGTCGGTTCGGTGGCAGACCGTGTGATCCGCCTGGCCCATTGCCCTGTGATCGTGCTGAAGAAGCCTCGCAAGAAGTAA